One Tunturibacter gelidoferens genomic region harbors:
- a CDS encoding DUF885 domain-containing protein, with the protein MTRLWLGRAGGWVLVCCLSVTPKMVQGQLTAAASTATSVAGQSKALSTLFTQIWEDRLKRSPEFASSIGDKRYNDQLTDYSTQALNAALARGREYIRKLSEIDTTGLTDQEKLSADLMLRQLIEEQEAAKFKEWEMPVNQFYGFHTELPQLPNRLQFDSVKDYDDYITRLKKVPNAFSQIMTNMQLGADEGRVQVQYLMEKVLVQTLALANQKPEESPFAQPLKKFPKTVSAAEQKRISAETIDAISADVFPSYKRFAGFLKAEYIPNSRKEIGASALPDGDAYYAFRIRQSTTLSKSAAEIHQIGLDEVKRDEAEMLAIVKSLGFADIKSFSAALKSNPKEHPASADALIDDYKGYIAGMKPKLPELFGRLPKAPLEIVPVPAYMEKDQSAAYYDNGTPDGSRPGRVYVNEYNFAERSLAPVEAVSYHEGIPGHHLQISIAQELTGIPEFRKYTYYTAYTEGWGLYSERLGKDVGFYKAPYSDYGRLEADIWRAIRLVVDTGVHSQHWTRQQMVDYFHDHSAIDETNIQAEVDRYIAWPAQALGYKMGQLKILELRERAKTALGPKFDIKAFHDQVLDSGALPMDVLEQRVDAWIAAEKK; encoded by the coding sequence ATGACGAGATTGTGGCTGGGTCGCGCAGGTGGGTGGGTGCTTGTTTGCTGTTTGAGTGTAACGCCGAAGATGGTGCAGGGTCAGTTGACGGCTGCGGCGTCAACCGCCACTTCGGTTGCGGGACAGAGCAAAGCGTTATCCACACTCTTCACGCAGATCTGGGAGGACCGGCTGAAGCGCTCGCCCGAGTTTGCTTCCTCGATCGGAGACAAACGCTATAACGATCAATTGACGGACTACTCGACCCAGGCCTTGAACGCGGCGCTGGCACGGGGGCGCGAATACATCCGAAAGCTTTCGGAGATCGATACGACCGGACTGACAGACCAGGAGAAGCTGTCGGCAGATCTGATGCTGCGTCAACTGATCGAGGAGCAGGAGGCGGCGAAGTTCAAAGAATGGGAGATGCCAGTCAACCAGTTCTACGGCTTTCACACCGAGCTTCCGCAGCTTCCGAACCGGCTTCAATTTGACTCGGTCAAAGACTACGACGACTACATTACGCGGCTCAAAAAAGTTCCGAATGCCTTCTCGCAGATCATGACGAACATGCAGCTGGGAGCGGACGAAGGCCGGGTGCAGGTGCAGTATCTGATGGAGAAGGTGCTGGTGCAGACTCTAGCGCTGGCGAATCAGAAGCCGGAGGAGAGTCCGTTTGCGCAGCCTCTTAAGAAATTTCCGAAGACAGTAAGCGCGGCTGAGCAGAAGCGGATTTCAGCGGAGACGATCGACGCGATCTCTGCTGACGTATTTCCATCGTACAAACGCTTTGCCGGATTTCTGAAGGCCGAGTACATTCCAAACTCGCGCAAGGAGATCGGGGCATCAGCGTTGCCGGACGGAGATGCCTACTATGCGTTTCGGATTCGACAGAGCACCACGTTGAGCAAGTCCGCCGCTGAGATCCATCAGATAGGGCTCGACGAGGTGAAGCGCGATGAGGCCGAGATGCTGGCGATTGTGAAGAGCCTTGGCTTCGCTGATATCAAGAGCTTCAGTGCCGCGCTGAAGTCCAATCCAAAGGAGCACCCTGCCTCCGCCGACGCTCTTATTGATGACTACAAGGGATACATCGCTGGAATGAAGCCGAAGCTGCCGGAGCTGTTCGGCCGTCTCCCGAAGGCTCCACTGGAGATTGTGCCGGTGCCCGCGTATATGGAGAAGGATCAATCGGCTGCTTACTACGACAACGGTACGCCAGATGGAAGTAGGCCGGGCCGAGTGTATGTCAACGAGTATAACTTTGCGGAGCGCTCGCTCGCCCCAGTTGAAGCGGTGTCGTATCACGAGGGCATTCCAGGGCACCATCTGCAGATCTCGATTGCGCAGGAGCTTACCGGGATTCCGGAGTTTCGAAAGTACACCTACTACACGGCTTATACCGAGGGCTGGGGACTGTACAGCGAGCGGCTTGGTAAGGACGTCGGGTTCTACAAGGCCCCCTACAGCGACTATGGCCGGCTGGAGGCGGATATCTGGCGCGCAATCCGGTTGGTCGTGGATACGGGCGTGCACTCGCAGCACTGGACGCGGCAGCAGATGGTCGATTACTTTCACGATCACTCGGCCATTGACGAGACGAATATCCAGGCTGAGGTTGATCGCTACATAGCGTGGCCGGCGCAGGCGTTGGGCTATAAGATGGGACAACTGAAGATCCTCGAGTTGAGGGAGCGCGCGAAGACGGCGCTAGGCCCAAAGTTTGATATCAAGGCGTTTCATGATCAAGTGCTCGACTCCGGCGCGCTTCCAATGGACGTACTGGAGCAGCGCGTCGACGCCTGGATCGCCGCAGAGAAAAAGTAG
- the ppk1 gene encoding polyphosphate kinase 1, whose translation MTSTKRTAGSSASAKKAAAKVVENLFFSRDESWMRFNQRVLEEAQDETNPLLERVKFLAITASNLDEFVEIRVAGFLQRIEDGYNLAQPPDEGGLTPQERLDGLMERIHLFVMAQYQCWNEQLLPAMQAAKIRVLRWSQLNDAARKQALDFYDNEVDPLLTPVTIDPSHPFPRVLNKALCIGLLLRHKRRGLKAATALGVVTVPRALPRLVPLKSADGSCDFILLHELVESQVERMFRGYEVLSRSAFRVTRNSNLYMQEEESRSVLESVRAELHNRRKGDAVRMEIESSAVEEMVERLRINFELEPEQVFRTDGPVNLSRLMNLYSEVKQPQLKYPAFAAKEFKLSAKSTDIFDELRKRDVMLHHPFDSYKTVEEFIEAGAQDPSVISMKQTLYRTSKDSPIFTALTDAGQSKEVTVVVELMARFDEDSNIRWARELEDAGVGVFHGIFGLKTHCKLSLLVRRDPDGVVRRYAHLGTGNYNPVTARFYTDISLLTSKPELTGEVQKVFNYLTAETESESYKPLLVAPLTLADGLVALVEREAAHAKAGRPASIIAKMNGLLDRRTVEALYAASNAGVEIDLIVRGMCSLRPGLKGVSERIRVRSIVGRFLEHSRIFCFANGGKEEVYCGSADWMPRNLIERCEVVFPVAQPDLHKRLREEILAAYLADNTKARLLRSDGEYERAPKTGAPFSAQNYLMGVADGADEKVPEAAKHEKITTH comes from the coding sequence ATGACTTCTACGAAGCGAACTGCCGGAAGCTCTGCCAGTGCCAAAAAAGCCGCCGCGAAGGTGGTCGAGAATCTTTTTTTCAGCCGCGACGAGTCCTGGATGCGTTTCAACCAGCGTGTACTCGAAGAAGCGCAGGACGAGACCAATCCACTTTTGGAGCGAGTAAAGTTTCTGGCCATCACTGCGAGCAACCTGGATGAGTTCGTGGAGATCAGGGTCGCTGGCTTCCTCCAGCGGATCGAGGATGGTTACAATCTCGCGCAGCCACCAGATGAGGGTGGACTCACCCCGCAGGAACGTCTGGATGGATTGATGGAGCGAATTCATCTATTCGTAATGGCGCAATACCAGTGCTGGAATGAACAACTGTTACCAGCGATGCAGGCAGCAAAGATTCGTGTGCTGCGGTGGAGTCAGCTGAACGATGCGGCACGGAAACAGGCGTTGGATTTCTACGACAATGAGGTCGATCCTCTGTTAACCCCTGTGACCATCGATCCTTCTCACCCTTTTCCGCGAGTGCTGAACAAGGCGCTCTGCATAGGTCTCCTGCTGAGACATAAGCGGCGTGGCCTGAAGGCTGCGACGGCCCTGGGCGTGGTGACCGTACCTCGCGCCCTCCCGCGACTGGTCCCGCTTAAGAGCGCAGACGGAAGCTGCGACTTCATCCTTTTGCATGAGCTGGTCGAGTCTCAAGTAGAGCGGATGTTTCGTGGGTACGAAGTACTGTCTCGGTCGGCGTTTCGAGTCACGCGCAACAGCAATCTCTATATGCAAGAGGAAGAGTCGCGCTCTGTTCTGGAAAGTGTTCGCGCGGAGTTACATAATCGACGCAAGGGCGATGCCGTCCGGATGGAGATTGAAAGTTCCGCTGTCGAAGAGATGGTCGAGCGTTTGCGGATCAACTTCGAGCTCGAGCCGGAGCAGGTCTTCAGGACCGACGGACCCGTAAATCTTTCGCGCCTGATGAATCTTTATTCCGAAGTGAAGCAGCCCCAGCTGAAGTATCCAGCATTCGCTGCGAAAGAGTTCAAGCTGAGCGCAAAGTCCACCGATATCTTCGACGAACTGCGGAAACGGGATGTGATGTTGCATCATCCCTTCGATTCGTACAAGACCGTTGAGGAGTTTATCGAGGCCGGAGCGCAGGACCCCAGTGTGATCTCGATGAAGCAGACACTCTATCGCACAAGCAAAGACTCGCCTATCTTTACTGCTCTTACCGACGCCGGACAGAGTAAGGAGGTGACTGTCGTCGTGGAATTGATGGCACGCTTCGACGAAGACTCGAACATCCGCTGGGCACGAGAACTGGAGGACGCAGGTGTCGGGGTATTTCACGGCATCTTCGGTTTGAAGACCCACTGCAAGCTGTCCCTCTTGGTGCGGCGCGATCCCGATGGCGTGGTGCGACGGTACGCGCACTTGGGAACGGGGAACTATAATCCTGTCACGGCGCGTTTTTACACCGATATCAGTCTCCTGACCTCGAAGCCGGAGTTAACGGGCGAGGTGCAGAAGGTCTTCAATTACCTCACCGCTGAAACCGAGTCAGAGTCCTATAAGCCTCTCCTGGTCGCACCGTTGACACTCGCCGACGGCCTTGTCGCGCTCGTCGAAAGAGAGGCGGCCCATGCCAAGGCCGGTCGCCCTGCATCCATCATCGCCAAGATGAACGGCCTACTAGATCGGCGAACGGTAGAGGCCTTATATGCAGCTTCGAACGCTGGCGTCGAGATCGACCTGATTGTTCGCGGAATGTGTTCCCTAAGGCCCGGCCTCAAGGGTGTGAGCGAGAGAATTCGGGTGCGAAGCATCGTCGGACGCTTTCTCGAACACAGTCGAATCTTCTGCTTCGCGAACGGCGGCAAGGAAGAGGTCTACTGCGGAAGCGCCGACTGGATGCCCCGAAATCTGATCGAACGATGCGAGGTGGTATTTCCGGTAGCCCAGCCAGACCTCCACAAACGGCTGCGCGAAGAGATTCTGGCCGCCTATCTAGCGGACAACACCAAGGCAAGACTCCTACGGTCGGACGGCGAGTATGAGAGGGCTCCGAAGACGGGAGCTCCGTTCAGTGCACAAAACTATCTGATGGGAGTAGCCGATGGCGCAGACGAGAAGGTTCCCGAAGCTGCGAAACATGAAAAGATTACAACTCATTAG
- a CDS encoding COX15/CtaA family protein gives MATAGTVKTPDGLKTTRLEASRALVRFAWGVVGYNVLVILWGALVRATGSGAGCGNHWPLCNGQVIPLSPRIDTVIEFTHRCMTGGSTFLVVGLLIWTFRGTLKGQAARGLAVASMVLLLNEAFLGALLVKLGYVTGNQSMGRVVVLSIHLSNTLLLLAALTLTARLLGTRQRWAELRVSGARKLWALLGLGATLVVGVSGSLAALGDTLFPASSLRAAFTQDFAAGSPWLLRLRGVHPISAVIAAAFVLSLTGQARRAGASRIAGLVLSFLCLQFALGLADVLLLAPVWMQILHLLGADLYWVTLVTLAAMVMWPQQSPSRACTAD, from the coding sequence ATGGCTACGGCTGGAACGGTAAAGACGCCGGACGGTTTGAAAACGACGAGGCTTGAAGCGTCTCGAGCGCTGGTGCGGTTTGCCTGGGGTGTGGTCGGCTACAACGTGCTGGTGATCCTTTGGGGAGCTCTGGTGCGGGCTACAGGTTCCGGCGCCGGATGCGGGAACCACTGGCCGCTTTGCAATGGTCAGGTGATTCCGCTGTCGCCGCGCATCGACACGGTCATTGAGTTCACTCATCGGTGCATGACCGGCGGTTCGACTTTTCTTGTCGTTGGGCTACTGATCTGGACGTTTCGGGGAACCCTGAAGGGGCAGGCAGCACGAGGGCTAGCAGTCGCGTCTATGGTATTACTGCTGAACGAAGCGTTCCTCGGCGCGTTGCTGGTCAAGTTGGGGTATGTCACGGGCAATCAGTCGATGGGACGAGTGGTTGTGCTCTCAATTCATCTGAGTAATACTCTGTTACTTCTCGCCGCATTGACGCTGACGGCGCGGCTGTTGGGGACTAGACAACGATGGGCTGAGTTAAGGGTAAGCGGAGCGAGAAAGCTGTGGGCATTGCTGGGGCTTGGGGCAACGCTGGTTGTCGGTGTGAGCGGGTCGCTTGCAGCTTTGGGAGATACATTGTTCCCTGCTTCCTCTCTGCGGGCGGCGTTCACACAGGACTTTGCAGCGGGCTCTCCCTGGCTTTTACGGTTGCGAGGTGTACATCCGATCAGCGCAGTGATTGCAGCAGCATTCGTACTTTCGTTGACGGGACAGGCCAGGCGCGCGGGCGCGAGTCGCATCGCCGGGTTGGTGCTATCTTTTCTTTGCTTACAGTTCGCACTTGGACTAGCGGACGTTCTGCTGCTGGCGCCAGTGTGGATGCAGATCCTGCATCTGCTGGGAGCCGATCTCTATTGGGTCACACTGGTGACGCTTGCAGCTATGGTGATGTGGCCACAACAATCCCCAAGCAGAGCGTGCACCGCCGATTGA
- a CDS encoding Ig-like domain repeat protein, with protein sequence MFRIIRKLLFLVPAILLLLADSASTFAQLSFPTPRSRILQPVEESRRTTLAGNTHPMARAEFDQGAMADAAPLRSMVLILQRGPEQEVELQRLIDQQQDRNSSTYHQWLTPESFGATFGPSDRDLSSITTWLSGHGFGDVRVNSGRTLIEFSGTAGMVRTAFRTNMHRYVIRGEQHFANASDPQIPLALAPVVSGIASLNDFGRRPASRRVGSFRHDAAANLTTRLPDQATSKGRPAFTIASGANTLYGVTPYDFATIYNVLPLWNASTPIDGIGQRIAIVGQTDINPADFVNFRKLFSLPLGNTATPTGTEYLNIIYNGPNPGVTADEGEADIDTQWSAAVAKGATIDYVVSEGTEVTQGTDLSAIYIVDNNLAPVMSYSYGQCELLLGSTGNAFYKALWQQAAAQGISVLIASGDSGAAGCDTADDTGASYGLGVNGLGSTPYNISVGGTDFYMPQGGTAFWNGINSSTTQASAKGYIPEVPWNESCTNTVFATSRFFSGQTTEQICNTGVALTDGLLSVVGGGGGASSCTQSNGSSPLSCKGYYSKPSWQMADGVPSDGVRDIPDVSLFAGAGFFGAFYVVCQQSTNTDGRPCNLAAPAYDFAGYGGTSVATPAFAGILSLINQKTGSRQGNANYVLYNLASQQQKAGTTCSAISGVPAAGCLFNDITTDTIAMPCLKGSPNCTLTNSVDRYGVLSGYHSGAGYDLTTGLGSINAANLVNNWTNANFTASSTTLTLSSSTIPHGSPVSAVVSVTSAAGTPTGNVSVNALTTNGSVHTGTLQNGSYSALLSSFPGGSYSVQAHYSGDGVYAPSDSNAVALTVSPEDSTTSLQPLLYNPANGAVTPVQPGSTYPYGGFFLIRAEVAGVSGQGLATGNIMLTDSGLGLDGGIFRLNAASNTEDQTRSLSPGTHVLTTAYSGDASFNPSQSPPFAFTIVKTQTDSLLQTNAGYVSAGTTVTLTAQINALGFATGGLGGFGAAAPGGTVTFTAGGLTLGNAVVAQNAYPAFTTDSGLVNFSFPASQLSAGNNTITASYSGDINYQPSSSTPVGVYVTASSLGLSTTALSLSSASIVPGDSFVFSATVSPNSPLPTGTVVFLSDNQVVSKPLPLSSGTVSASSQVITITPGSHLITALYSGDATHQASVSAPASFTIGAALPSIATISVSPATVEQGAAVTVATTISPASPIPGGVTQLLLDGNPYGQSVPLTSTTTILPLLTNTLQSGAHVLQVNYSGDKNHSASTSAAATLTVIAPIGTFTLSPLTSSTTMAEGKSSNAITLTVAPVGGFHSIIMFACTGGLPAGATCLFSPASITPTNSTPRTTVLTISSTALSSRTVEPSTSHDLVPVFGLACAGLIVFMVPGRGTRRWGAFALLALSTLGVLSGCGSGGVDPNAAKPLSTGSYAVTVRATGGSTIQTAAINLTIQ encoded by the coding sequence ATGTTTCGTATCATCCGAAAGCTGCTATTTCTTGTTCCGGCGATTTTGCTGTTGCTCGCCGATTCTGCATCGACGTTCGCGCAGTTGTCGTTTCCTACCCCGCGTTCGAGGATTTTGCAGCCCGTCGAGGAGAGTCGCCGTACGACGCTCGCCGGGAACACTCATCCGATGGCGCGCGCGGAGTTCGACCAGGGCGCGATGGCCGATGCCGCTCCCCTTCGCAGCATGGTTTTGATTCTTCAGCGCGGTCCCGAGCAGGAGGTTGAGCTGCAGCGGTTAATCGATCAACAGCAGGACAGGAACTCCTCGACTTACCATCAGTGGCTCACTCCAGAGAGCTTCGGTGCAACGTTTGGCCCATCCGACCGGGATCTGTCCTCGATTACTACGTGGCTCTCAGGGCACGGCTTCGGCGACGTTCGGGTCAACTCCGGACGAACGCTGATTGAATTCAGCGGAACGGCGGGGATGGTCCGCACAGCGTTTCGCACAAACATGCACAGGTACGTTATTCGGGGCGAACAGCATTTCGCGAACGCATCCGATCCGCAGATTCCACTTGCACTAGCACCCGTGGTGTCAGGCATCGCGTCGCTCAACGACTTTGGACGCAGGCCTGCAAGCCGTAGGGTCGGCAGCTTTCGACACGATGCGGCGGCGAACCTCACGACTCGCCTGCCGGATCAAGCTACGAGCAAAGGTAGGCCTGCCTTTACCATTGCCAGTGGCGCCAATACCCTCTATGGCGTGACTCCGTATGACTTCGCCACAATCTATAACGTGCTGCCGCTGTGGAACGCTAGCACTCCGATTGACGGTATTGGCCAGAGGATAGCCATTGTCGGACAGACCGACATCAATCCCGCCGACTTCGTCAACTTTCGCAAGCTCTTCAGCCTTCCGCTTGGCAATACTGCGACACCAACTGGAACTGAATACCTCAACATCATCTACAACGGCCCCAACCCCGGCGTCACTGCGGACGAAGGGGAGGCGGACATCGACACCCAGTGGTCGGCTGCAGTCGCAAAAGGTGCGACCATCGATTACGTTGTTTCGGAGGGAACTGAGGTCACCCAGGGCACCGATCTGTCGGCCATCTACATCGTCGACAATAATCTTGCTCCTGTAATGAGCTACAGCTACGGACAGTGCGAACTTCTTCTAGGGTCTACAGGAAATGCCTTCTATAAGGCGCTCTGGCAACAGGCCGCTGCCCAGGGGATCTCGGTTCTGATCGCCAGCGGCGACTCCGGGGCAGCGGGTTGCGACACGGCAGACGATACCGGAGCGAGCTATGGTCTTGGGGTCAACGGACTTGGCAGCACACCTTATAACATTTCCGTGGGCGGGACTGATTTTTACATGCCCCAGGGCGGGACTGCGTTCTGGAATGGCATCAATAGCTCCACCACCCAGGCCTCGGCGAAAGGCTATATCCCCGAGGTTCCATGGAACGAGAGCTGCACCAATACGGTCTTCGCTACCTCCCGTTTCTTCTCCGGTCAGACTACCGAACAGATCTGTAATACTGGCGTCGCGTTGACGGACGGACTTCTTTCTGTCGTTGGGGGCGGCGGAGGCGCCAGTTCCTGCACTCAGTCCAATGGATCGTCGCCTTTGAGTTGCAAGGGATACTACAGCAAGCCATCCTGGCAGATGGCTGATGGAGTTCCTTCAGATGGGGTTCGCGATATTCCCGACGTCTCTCTCTTTGCCGGCGCGGGTTTCTTCGGCGCGTTCTATGTCGTTTGCCAACAGAGTACGAACACGGATGGCCGGCCCTGCAACCTCGCCGCTCCGGCCTACGACTTTGCAGGTTACGGTGGGACTTCGGTTGCTACGCCCGCGTTTGCCGGCATCCTCTCGTTGATCAACCAGAAGACCGGCAGCCGGCAAGGGAATGCCAACTATGTTCTCTACAATCTCGCCAGCCAGCAGCAAAAAGCTGGTACGACTTGCAGCGCAATCTCGGGAGTTCCAGCCGCCGGCTGTCTCTTCAACGACATCACGACCGATACCATCGCCATGCCTTGTCTCAAAGGCAGTCCCAACTGCACCCTAACCAACTCTGTTGACCGATATGGCGTGCTCTCCGGATACCACAGCGGCGCGGGATACGATCTCACTACAGGCCTTGGCAGCATCAATGCTGCAAACCTCGTCAACAACTGGACGAATGCAAATTTTACAGCCAGCTCGACGACCCTTACGCTCTCGTCTTCGACAATTCCTCATGGCAGCCCTGTATCTGCGGTCGTCAGCGTCACCTCCGCTGCAGGGACGCCGACCGGCAACGTTTCAGTCAACGCCCTGACGACAAATGGCTCGGTTCACACAGGGACTCTCCAGAATGGCAGCTATAGCGCGCTGCTCAGCAGTTTTCCCGGAGGCTCCTACTCGGTCCAAGCACACTACAGCGGTGATGGAGTCTATGCGCCAAGCGATTCCAATGCAGTCGCGCTCACGGTAAGCCCGGAGGACAGCACGACGAGCCTACAGCCTCTGCTCTACAACCCAGCCAACGGTGCCGTCACGCCGGTGCAGCCTGGCTCTACGTACCCGTATGGAGGATTCTTTCTTATCCGTGCAGAGGTCGCGGGCGTTTCTGGACAGGGACTGGCCACCGGCAACATCATGCTGACCGATTCAGGTCTCGGGCTTGATGGCGGAATTTTTCGACTCAACGCCGCCTCGAATACCGAGGATCAGACACGCTCGCTGAGCCCGGGCACCCACGTATTAACTACGGCTTACTCTGGCGATGCGAGCTTCAATCCCAGCCAATCGCCTCCGTTCGCGTTTACTATCGTCAAAACGCAGACTGATAGCCTGCTTCAAACAAACGCAGGTTATGTGTCCGCGGGCACAACGGTTACACTTACCGCTCAGATCAACGCACTGGGCTTTGCAACGGGTGGACTAGGAGGTTTCGGTGCCGCGGCTCCTGGTGGTACGGTGACCTTCACCGCTGGTGGCCTTACGCTCGGCAATGCAGTTGTCGCGCAAAATGCCTATCCCGCATTCACCACAGACTCTGGGCTGGTGAACTTTAGTTTCCCTGCCAGCCAACTCTCAGCTGGCAACAACACCATTACGGCCAGCTATTCGGGCGATATAAACTATCAACCGTCTAGCTCCACCCCGGTCGGCGTCTATGTTACCGCCTCCTCCCTTGGCCTTAGCACTACAGCACTCAGCTTATCGAGCGCGAGCATAGTTCCGGGAGATTCGTTCGTCTTCTCAGCTACCGTCTCTCCTAACAGCCCGCTACCTACCGGCACCGTCGTCTTTCTCAGTGACAACCAGGTCGTCAGCAAGCCGCTGCCACTCTCCTCCGGGACAGTGAGCGCGTCCAGCCAAGTCATTACGATTACTCCGGGCTCGCACCTCATCACCGCGCTTTACTCTGGCGATGCCACACATCAGGCCTCCGTTTCTGCACCGGCGTCCTTCACCATCGGTGCAGCTCTCCCAAGCATCGCTACCATCAGCGTCTCGCCCGCCACCGTCGAACAGGGAGCTGCTGTTACCGTCGCCACTACCATCTCGCCTGCGTCCCCTATCCCCGGCGGTGTGACGCAATTGCTACTTGATGGCAATCCCTACGGACAATCCGTTCCACTTACCAGCACTACCACTATCCTCCCTCTTCTTACGAATACGCTTCAGTCCGGGGCTCACGTCCTTCAGGTCAACTACTCCGGCGACAAAAATCATTCCGCCAGTACTTCCGCGGCCGCCACGCTCACCGTTATCGCTCCAATCGGCACTTTTACTTTGTCTCCTTTGACGTCATCGACCACCATGGCCGAGGGCAAAAGTTCCAATGCGATTACGCTTACTGTCGCTCCAGTCGGCGGCTTTCACTCGATCATCATGTTTGCGTGCACCGGAGGCCTGCCCGCGGGGGCAACTTGTCTCTTCTCCCCGGCTTCGATTACGCCCACCAATTCCACCCCCCGGACCACGGTGCTCACCATCTCATCTACTGCGTTGTCCAGCCGCACCGTGGAGCCATCGACCTCTCATGACCTGGTGCCGGTTTTTGGCCTAGCCTGCGCAGGTCTGATTGTTTTCATGGTGCCGGGCCGGGGCACTCGTAGGTGGGGTGCCTTCGCTCTGCTTGCGCTCTCCACGCTGGGCGTCCTAAGCGGTTGTGGCAGTGGTGGAGTCGACCCTAATGCTGCGAAACCTCTCTCGACCGGAAGCTATGCAGTCACCGTGAGAGCCACCGGCGGTTCGACCATCCAGACCGCTGCCATCAATTTGACGATTCAATAG
- the proC gene encoding pyrroline-5-carboxylate reductase: MSESYEVMVPAPVMPGLRVAVLGAGKMGGILLQAFLKNNLLAPEQIFATVQHAERAQALSAQFGVEVTTDNLAAAQQADVILLGVKPTQVPALIEEIRPALTPKKTVLSFAASVKTRSIEDGAGCELAVIRAMPNTPAMLAAGITALCGGRFVSAEQMAMAQKIFQTVGRTVVVDEKHMDAVTGLSGSGPAFLYIIIEALAEAGVNVGLPRDVATLLAAQTTLGSARMVLETGYHPALLKDAVTTPAGCTVDGILELEEGGLRVTLIKAVKRATQRAKELANG; the protein is encoded by the coding sequence ATGAGCGAGAGCTATGAAGTGATGGTTCCGGCTCCGGTGATGCCGGGGCTGCGGGTAGCAGTTTTGGGCGCAGGAAAGATGGGCGGCATTCTGCTGCAGGCCTTCTTGAAGAACAACCTGCTTGCGCCTGAGCAGATCTTTGCCACAGTGCAACACGCGGAGCGAGCGCAGGCGTTGTCGGCGCAGTTCGGCGTCGAGGTAACGACCGACAACCTTGCCGCAGCGCAACAGGCAGATGTGATTCTGCTTGGAGTAAAGCCCACACAGGTGCCCGCGTTGATCGAGGAGATCAGGCCTGCGCTGACTCCGAAGAAGACGGTGCTGTCGTTTGCGGCTTCCGTAAAGACGCGCAGTATCGAGGACGGCGCGGGATGCGAACTTGCTGTAATCCGCGCAATGCCAAACACTCCGGCGATGCTGGCTGCGGGTATTACGGCGCTCTGCGGCGGGCGGTTCGTCTCGGCTGAACAGATGGCAATGGCGCAGAAGATCTTCCAGACGGTTGGCCGGACTGTTGTGGTCGATGAAAAGCACATGGATGCGGTGACCGGTCTTTCAGGTTCTGGGCCCGCGTTCCTCTACATCATCATCGAGGCCCTTGCCGAGGCGGGAGTGAACGTAGGGCTACCGCGCGATGTGGCTACTCTGCTGGCCGCGCAGACGACTCTGGGTTCGGCGAGGATGGTGCTTGAGACTGGATACCATCCCGCGCTACTCAAGGACGCTGTGACGACACCTGCCGGGTGCACGGTGGATGGCATTCTGGAACTCGAGGAGGGTGGACTGCGCGTGACCTTGATCAAGGCTGTAAAGCGAGCGACCCAGCGGGCGAAAGAGTTAGCGAACGGATAG
- a CDS encoding RNA polymerase sigma factor has translation MSEIPGNWTIIEQNQLISQALERDRPRLRSFIRKHVADTGEAEDILQDVFYELLEAYRLMKPVEHVTAWLFRVARNRMIDLFRRKKAASLNSPASVEEDGDTLEDLLPSADAGPEAAYARNLLLDALEEALEELPQGQREVFIAHELQGQSFKEISAETGLSVNTLLSRKHYAVTHLRQRLQLIYEDFAKK, from the coding sequence ATGAGTGAGATTCCGGGCAATTGGACAATTATCGAGCAGAACCAGCTCATCTCTCAGGCGCTGGAGAGAGACAGACCTAGGCTGCGAAGCTTCATCCGTAAACATGTCGCCGACACTGGCGAAGCGGAGGACATCCTTCAAGACGTCTTCTATGAACTTCTTGAGGCCTATCGTCTGATGAAGCCCGTAGAGCATGTGACTGCGTGGCTCTTTCGTGTGGCCCGGAATCGGATGATCGATCTCTTCCGTAGAAAAAAGGCCGCCTCGCTCAACAGCCCGGCGTCCGTCGAAGAGGATGGGGACACACTCGAAGACCTGCTTCCTTCGGCCGACGCGGGACCTGAAGCAGCCTATGCAAGGAATTTACTCCTCGATGCGTTGGAAGAAGCTCTTGAAGAGTTGCCGCAAGGGCAGCGAGAGGTATTCATCGCTCATGAATTGCAGGGCCAGAGCTTTAAAGAGATATCCGCCGAAACTGGTCTCAGTGTCAACACTCTGCTTTCGCGCAAGCACTATGCCGTCACGCATCTGCGCCAAAGACTGCAGTTGATCTACGAAGATTTTGCTAAGAAATAA